A window from Mya arenaria isolate MELC-2E11 chromosome 9, ASM2691426v1 encodes these proteins:
- the LOC128202821 gene encoding 5-hydroxytryptamine receptor 3A-like, with protein sequence MSEYVENPAWIIIGVSLTRYIRDNNYNIDIEFRMQRRTDFTLFTVVAPLMMLELLNICVFLVPSNSGEKGSFSITVFLAYSVYISMLSNTLPHNSVEVSLFIMFIIVLLCLSVVSVFYTIIQSKLENAFGDKECPLNWFRRSASQNKVVSVDTENPVITVIYTWRNFFQQLDTFLFGSFLVTITLVTGIFFSILLRNVTFDDPDLNMEPEATTRSMPVLTTAAA encoded by the coding sequence ATGAGCGAATACGTTGAAAACCCAGCCTGGATTATTATCGGTGTTAGTCTCACCCGTTACATCCGCGACAACAACTACAACATCGACATCGAGTTCCGGATGCAGCGAAGAACTGACTTCACCTTGTTTACAGTAGTAGCACCGCTTATGATGTTAGAGCTCCTTAATATCTGTGTATTTCTTGTTCCGTCCAACTCCGGTGAGAAGGGCTCGTTTTCCATCACGGTTTTCCTTGCCTATTCCGTCTACATTTCAATGTTGAGCAACACATTGCCACACAATTCCGTTGAGGTTTCCTTATTCATTATGTTTATCATCGTCTTGCTTTGTCTCAGTGTCGTATCCGTCTTTTACACAATCATTCAATCGAAACTTGAAAACGCCTTCGGTGATAAGGAGTGTCCTCTTAACTGGTTCCGGCGCTCAGCCAGTCAGAACAAAGTAGTTTCTGTGGACACTGAAAACCCTGTGATCACAGTCATATACACATGGAGAAACTTCTTTCAACAGCTGGACACCTTTCTGTTCGGATCTTTCCTCGTGACCATCACCTTGGTAACCGGGATCTTCTTTTCGATTCTTCTTCGAAATGTGACCTTTGATGACCCTGACCTTAATATGGAACCGGAAGCTACTACCAGGTCAATGCCTGTGCTCACCACTGCTGCTGCCTAA